One Ensifer adhaerens genomic region harbors:
- a CDS encoding ABC transporter ATP-binding protein: MPSYISIENLAKSYGVVTAVNNINLGIERGEFFSLLGPSGCGKSTLLRMIAGFETPTSGAIRLEGADVTDVPAHRRPTNMMFQSYALFPHLTVGKNIAFGLHQDGLDKSEIRKRIDEVSEKLQLTALLDRKPAQLSGGQRQRVALARALVKRPKVLLLDEPLGALDKNLRTETQLELVRLQRELGLTFIIVTHDQHEAMTVSTRIAIMKQGQVLQVGSPSDVYEAPRSRYVAKFLGETNVFAGGRSERDGEELRIESDEAGGGVRAAFTDRVALDRPFWVSVRPERVELTTSGSGLEGTVEQLTYTGVERHYRVRLKSGATLDARRVNLGAESDLRVGDRVFANWPPQASRLLAE, from the coding sequence GTGCCATCCTATATTTCGATCGAAAACCTGGCGAAGTCCTATGGCGTCGTCACGGCCGTCAACAACATCAACCTCGGCATCGAGAGGGGCGAATTCTTCTCGCTCCTTGGGCCCTCCGGCTGCGGAAAGTCGACGCTGCTGCGGATGATCGCCGGCTTCGAGACGCCGACCTCGGGCGCGATCAGGCTGGAAGGCGCCGACGTCACCGACGTTCCGGCGCATCGGCGTCCGACCAACATGATGTTCCAATCCTACGCGCTCTTTCCGCATCTGACGGTCGGCAAGAACATCGCCTTCGGATTGCACCAGGACGGTCTCGACAAGAGCGAGATCAGGAAGCGGATCGACGAGGTCTCGGAAAAGCTGCAGCTGACCGCACTGCTCGATCGCAAGCCGGCGCAGCTTTCCGGCGGCCAGCGCCAGCGCGTGGCGCTCGCCCGCGCACTGGTCAAGCGGCCGAAGGTGTTGCTGCTTGACGAGCCCTTGGGCGCGCTCGACAAGAACCTGCGCACCGAAACCCAACTCGAACTCGTCCGCCTGCAACGCGAACTCGGCCTCACCTTCATCATCGTCACCCATGATCAGCACGAGGCGATGACCGTTTCCACCCGCATCGCCATCATGAAGCAGGGACAGGTGCTGCAGGTCGGCTCGCCGTCAGACGTCTACGAGGCGCCGCGGTCGCGCTACGTCGCGAAATTCCTTGGCGAAACCAATGTCTTTGCCGGCGGACGATCGGAACGCGATGGCGAAGAACTGCGGATCGAAAGCGATGAGGCCGGCGGCGGTGTCCGCGCCGCCTTCACCGACCGGGTGGCGCTCGACCGGCCGTTCTGGGTTTCGGTCCGCCCTGAACGGGTAGAGCTTACAACTTCGGGCAGCGGCCTCGAAGGCACCGTGGAACAGCTCACCTATACCGGTGTCGAGAGACACTACCGCGTGCGGCTGAAGTCGGGCGCGACGCTCGACGCGCGCCGGGTCAATCT
- a CDS encoding extracellular solute-binding protein — translation MQKLTRTALRSMFAASLAAIAASTTAQAQDKLFIYNFSDYFAEDTVSNFQAKTSVETRVDFYDSLEVLETRLLAGGSGFDVAFPSATVGERLIQSGALKPIDVTALKNYGNLDKDLLKLVAEHDPENKYLVPYMWLTTGVAYNAKLVNERLPEAPVNSLDMFFKPEIAQKFQDCGIGIVDAPNEVIPIALNYLGLDPYSTQAEDLDKAKELLLKLRPFIRHMQSGQLVADMASGQLCLALMWSGDAGIAAARAEEAETGVAVAYSIPKEGTIISFDTMAIPADAPDPEQALAFIDYILEPKTVAAISNRVFYANANAAATAEVDAGIRDNPNIYPPAEVRSKLFVDKSLPPRQTRERTRVWSAFRAGQ, via the coding sequence ATGCAAAAGTTAACCCGCACCGCCCTGCGCTCCATGTTCGCCGCGTCGCTCGCCGCCATTGCGGCCTCAACGACCGCCCAGGCGCAGGACAAGCTGTTCATCTACAATTTCTCCGACTACTTCGCCGAAGACACCGTTTCGAATTTCCAGGCGAAGACCAGCGTTGAAACTCGGGTGGACTTCTACGATTCCCTTGAAGTGCTTGAAACCCGGCTGCTTGCCGGCGGCAGCGGTTTCGACGTCGCCTTCCCGAGCGCCACGGTCGGCGAGCGCCTGATCCAGTCCGGCGCACTGAAGCCGATCGATGTCACAGCGCTCAAGAACTACGGCAATCTCGACAAGGACCTGTTGAAGCTTGTCGCCGAGCACGACCCGGAGAACAAGTATCTCGTTCCCTACATGTGGCTGACGACGGGCGTTGCCTACAACGCCAAGCTGGTCAACGAGCGCCTGCCCGAGGCACCGGTCAATAGCCTCGACATGTTCTTCAAGCCCGAGATCGCCCAGAAATTCCAGGACTGCGGCATCGGCATCGTCGATGCGCCGAACGAGGTGATCCCGATCGCGCTCAACTATCTCGGCCTCGATCCCTATTCCACACAGGCGGAGGATCTCGACAAAGCCAAGGAACTGCTGCTGAAGCTGCGCCCCTTTATCCGGCACATGCAAAGCGGCCAGCTCGTGGCCGACATGGCCTCCGGCCAGCTCTGCCTGGCGCTGATGTGGAGCGGCGACGCCGGCATTGCAGCGGCCCGCGCCGAAGAGGCGGAGACCGGTGTTGCGGTCGCCTACTCGATCCCGAAGGAAGGCACGATCATTTCCTTCGACACGATGGCGATCCCGGCCGACGCACCGGATCCGGAACAGGCGCTGGCTTTCATCGACTATATCCTCGAGCCGAAGACAGTCGCCGCGATCAGCAATCGCGTCTTTTACGCCAACGCCAATGCCGCGGCGACGGCAGAGGTCGACGCCGGCATCCGAGACAACCCGAACATCTATCCGCCTGCCGAGGTCCGTTCCAAGCTCTTCGTCGACAAGTCGCTGCCACCGCGCCAGACGCGCGAGCGCACCCGCGTCTGGTCAGCATTCCGGGCCGGCCAATAG
- the speB gene encoding agmatinase: MDEKFNQPLGGNDMPRFGGPGTMMRLPTATSAEGLDACFVGIPMDIGASNRSGTRYGPRQIRAESVMIRPYNMATGAAPFESLQVADIGDIAINTFNLPANMEIITRGIREILKHDCIPLTLGGDHTISYPILKAIAEKHGPVALIHVDAHADINDTMFGEKIAHGTPFRRAYEDGCLNPNLVFQIGLRGTGYASDDFDWSRDRGFTVVPAEECWHKSLVPLIEGIRAKIGNHKTYLTFDIDSLDPAYAPGTGTPEIGGLTVIQALEIIRGCRGLNLVGADLVEVSPPFDTTGTTAITAANLLYEMLCVLPGVKYKR; this comes from the coding sequence ATGGACGAAAAATTCAACCAGCCGCTGGGCGGCAACGATATGCCCCGCTTCGGCGGCCCCGGCACGATGATGCGTCTTCCCACCGCGACCTCGGCTGAAGGCCTCGACGCCTGCTTCGTTGGCATCCCCATGGATATCGGCGCGTCCAACCGGTCTGGTACGCGCTACGGACCGCGCCAGATCCGCGCGGAATCCGTGATGATCCGTCCCTACAACATGGCGACCGGCGCCGCCCCGTTCGAAAGCCTGCAGGTCGCCGATATCGGCGACATCGCCATCAACACCTTCAACCTGCCGGCCAATATGGAGATCATCACCCGCGGCATCCGCGAGATCCTTAAGCATGACTGTATCCCGCTGACCCTCGGCGGCGATCACACGATCAGCTACCCGATCCTGAAGGCGATTGCCGAAAAACACGGGCCGGTCGCCCTCATCCATGTCGATGCGCATGCGGATATCAACGACACGATGTTCGGCGAGAAGATCGCGCACGGCACGCCGTTCCGTCGCGCCTATGAGGACGGCTGCCTCAATCCCAATCTCGTCTTCCAGATCGGCCTGCGCGGCACCGGCTATGCTTCCGACGATTTCGACTGGTCGCGCGACAGGGGCTTCACCGTCGTCCCGGCCGAGGAATGCTGGCACAAGTCGCTGGTGCCGCTGATCGAAGGCATCCGCGCGAAGATCGGCAACCACAAGACCTACCTGACCTTCGACATCGATAGCCTTGATCCGGCCTATGCGCCGGGCACCGGCACGCCCGAGATCGGGGGCCTTACCGTCATCCAGGCACTCGAGATCATCCGCGGCTGCCGCGGTCTCAACCTGGTCGGCGCCGATCTCGTCGAGGTGAGCCCGCCCTTCGACACGACTGGAACGACCGCGATCACCGCGGCGAACCTGCTTTATGAAATGCTCTGCGTGCTGCCGGGGGTGAAGTACAAGCGGTAA
- a CDS encoding DUF808 domain-containing protein — translation MATGLIALLDDITAIAKMAAASLDDVAAQTVKASTKAAGVVIDDAAVTPRYVVGLTPERELPIIARIAFGSLKNKLLFLLPGALLLGYFAPWAITPLLMLGGIYLCYEGAEKLYGALFPHAAHAHEEAVLGATSDPVALENEKVAGAIRTDFILSAEIMALTLSTVADASIYTQAAVLAGVGILITLAVYGAVGLIVKADDAGVALAKNPVALLRPLGRGLVLGMPVFLKALAAIGTAAMLWVGGSILVHGMAQLGEAGPEHFIHDISEHVAQALQFAPGLVGWFATSAQQALLALVVGAITIVVLGNVVAPIWGRLRPAKR, via the coding sequence ATGGCCACAGGTCTCATCGCCCTCCTCGACGACATCACTGCGATCGCCAAGATGGCTGCGGCCTCGCTTGACGACGTTGCCGCCCAGACGGTGAAGGCCAGCACCAAGGCCGCTGGCGTCGTGATCGACGATGCGGCCGTGACGCCACGCTATGTCGTTGGCCTGACGCCGGAACGGGAACTGCCGATCATCGCGCGGATCGCCTTCGGCTCGCTCAAGAACAAGCTGCTCTTCCTTCTGCCGGGAGCCCTTCTGCTCGGCTACTTCGCACCCTGGGCGATCACGCCGCTGCTCATGCTCGGCGGCATCTATCTCTGCTACGAGGGCGCCGAGAAGCTCTATGGTGCCCTCTTCCCCCATGCCGCCCACGCACATGAGGAAGCCGTGCTCGGCGCGACGAGCGATCCGGTAGCGCTCGAAAACGAGAAGGTTGCGGGCGCCATCCGAACCGACTTCATTCTTTCCGCCGAGATCATGGCACTGACGCTCTCGACCGTTGCCGACGCCAGCATCTACACACAGGCAGCAGTTCTGGCCGGGGTCGGCATCCTCATCACGCTTGCCGTCTACGGAGCGGTCGGCTTGATCGTGAAGGCCGACGACGCCGGCGTCGCGCTTGCCAAAAACCCCGTCGCGCTCCTGCGGCCGCTCGGCCGCGGACTGGTGCTCGGCATGCCCGTGTTCCTCAAGGCTCTCGCCGCCATCGGCACCGCCGCCATGCTGTGGGTCGGGGGCAGCATTCTCGTGCACGGCATGGCGCAACTTGGCGAGGCCGGGCCTGAACATTTCATCCACGACATCTCCGAGCATGTCGCGCAGGCGCTTCAGTTCGCGCCCGGGCTCGTCGGCTGGTTTGCGACCTCGGCACAGCAGGCACTGCTCGCCCTCGTCGTCGGCGCCATCACGATCGTCGTCTTGGGTAATGTCGTCGCGCCGATCTGGGGGCGTCTGCGCCCGGCAAAGCGCTAA
- a CDS encoding TetR family transcriptional regulator, with the protein MPVSNDIVVDQTRQDNITRILDAAEGLFRHFGYSKTNVADIARELGMSPANIYRFFASKTEIHQALCARMLAASYQMAQEICQLPLSASERLHRYVHAQHKMTVELMLDDTKVHEMVIVAIEREWHVIDKHIDRIDALLADVIREGIAAGEFRDQDADAASRCFGAATVTLCHPQMVAQCLSKTNRASPEELVEFAINALKI; encoded by the coding sequence ATGCCGGTGAGCAACGATATCGTCGTCGACCAGACACGGCAGGACAACATCACGCGCATCCTCGATGCAGCGGAGGGGCTGTTCCGGCACTTCGGCTACAGCAAGACCAATGTTGCCGACATCGCCCGCGAGCTCGGCATGTCGCCGGCAAACATCTACCGTTTCTTTGCCTCGAAGACCGAGATCCACCAGGCGCTTTGCGCGCGCATGCTCGCGGCCAGCTACCAGATGGCGCAGGAGATCTGCCAGTTGCCGCTGAGCGCGAGCGAGCGCCTGCACCGCTACGTCCACGCACAGCACAAAATGACGGTCGAACTGATGCTCGACGACACGAAGGTGCACGAGATGGTGATCGTTGCCATCGAACGCGAGTGGCACGTCATCGACAAGCACATCGACAGGATCGACGCGCTCCTCGCCGACGTCATCCGCGAGGGGATTGCCGCGGGCGAGTTTCGCGACCAGGACGCCGATGCCGCGTCCCGTTGCTTTGGGGCGGCGACCGTCACGCTTTGCCACCCGCAAATGGTCGCCCAGTGTCTGAGCAAGACGAACCGCGCAAGCCCGGAAGAGCTGGTCGAGTTCGCGATCAACGCATTGAAAATTTAG
- a CDS encoding efflux RND transporter periplasmic adaptor subunit, whose amino-acid sequence MFKLIEFRRRTSFFATAALLSMLAATLAGCSQEKTEATAVVRPVKVVEIAEADTARQLSYSGSVRARTEMNLGFRVSGKIVERVVNVGDRVKVGDLLARVDATDYELAVRSASANLEAAERQVETVKLVRDRAEQLLARKFASQAQFDQSVLSYNQAVATRDAAKSALSQVENQVTYTNLVSDRPGIVTTINADVGQVVGSGTPVATVAVEGEKEVQVAVPETEIANFKTGLPVKVGLWSDTGLSLDGTVREVAGSADPQSRTFSVRVSLPNDPRVLLGMTATVEASAGNGKPYVSVPLSALAQKDGYTIVWVVDRGTETVSSRPVTLSDFTADGVRVTDGLEVGDLVVAAGTQFMADDLKVTISNATTQHSASAQAEVPLLR is encoded by the coding sequence ATGTTTAAGCTCATAGAATTTCGCCGCCGTACTTCATTTTTTGCCACTGCTGCACTCCTCTCGATGCTCGCGGCGACACTGGCCGGCTGCTCGCAGGAAAAGACCGAAGCCACTGCGGTGGTGCGCCCGGTCAAGGTCGTCGAGATTGCTGAGGCCGACACGGCCCGCCAGCTCAGCTATTCCGGCTCCGTGCGGGCACGGACCGAAATGAACCTCGGCTTCCGCGTCAGCGGCAAGATCGTCGAGCGGGTCGTCAATGTCGGCGACCGCGTAAAGGTCGGCGATCTGCTCGCCCGCGTCGACGCCACCGATTATGAGCTCGCCGTGCGCAGCGCTTCGGCCAATCTGGAAGCGGCCGAGCGTCAGGTCGAGACAGTCAAGCTGGTGCGCGATCGCGCCGAACAACTGCTCGCCCGAAAATTTGCCTCGCAGGCCCAATTCGATCAGTCGGTGCTGAGCTACAATCAGGCCGTGGCGACGCGCGACGCTGCGAAGTCGGCGCTGTCGCAGGTGGAGAACCAGGTGACCTATACGAACCTCGTCTCCGACCGGCCGGGCATCGTCACCACGATCAATGCCGATGTCGGCCAGGTCGTCGGTTCGGGCACGCCTGTCGCGACTGTCGCCGTCGAAGGCGAAAAGGAAGTGCAGGTCGCCGTGCCCGAGACGGAGATCGCCAATTTCAAGACCGGCCTGCCGGTCAAGGTCGGGCTCTGGTCCGACACCGGGTTGTCGCTTGACGGCACGGTACGCGAGGTGGCGGGCAGCGCCGACCCGCAGTCGCGGACCTTTTCCGTGCGGGTAAGCCTGCCGAACGATCCGCGGGTTCTGCTCGGCATGACCGCGACCGTCGAGGCGTCGGCCGGCAACGGCAAGCCTTACGTCTCGGTCCCTTTGAGCGCGCTTGCACAGAAGGACGGCTACACCATCGTCTGGGTTGTCGATCGCGGCACCGAAACCGTCAGCAGCCGTCCCGTCACGCTTTCCGACTTCACCGCTGACGGCGTGCGCGTCACCGATGGGCTTGAGGTCGGCGACCTTGTCGTTGCTGCCGGGACGCAGTTCATGGCCGACGATCTCAAGGTGACGATCTCGAACGCGACGACGCAGCACTCCGCTTCGGCCCAGGCCGAAGTCCCGCTCCTGCGCTGA